A genomic window from Nematostella vectensis chromosome 9, jaNemVect1.1, whole genome shotgun sequence includes:
- the LOC5497940 gene encoding histone H2A has translation MSGRGKGKAKGTKSKTRSSRAGLQFPVGRIHRHLRKGNYAERVGAGAPVYMAAVLEYLSAEILELAGNAARDNKKTRIIPRHLQLAVRNDEELNRLLHGVTIAQGGVLPNIQAVLLPKKSEKKSS, from the coding sequence ATGTCTGGCCGTGGCAAAGGAAAAGCGAAGGGAACCAAGTCGAAAACTCGCTCGTCTAGAGCAGGATTACAATTTCCTGTCGGTCGAATTCATCGCCATCTTCGTAAAGGGAACTACGCCGAGCGTGTTGGCGCCGGAGCGCCCGTGTACATGGCCGCTGTTTTGGAATATCTAAGCGCTGAGATCCTCGAGTTAGCCGGGAACGCTGCGCGCGATAACAAGAAGACTAGAATTATCCCACGACATTTGCAGTTGGCTGTCAGAAACGACGAGGAGTTGAACAGATTGCTTCACGGTGTCACCATCGCTCAGGGTGGCGTGCTGCCCAACATCCAAGCCGTGCTTTTGCCCAAGAAGTCAGAGAAGAAAAGCAGTTAA
- the LOC116619866 gene encoding late histone H2B.L4, whose protein sequence is MPPKPGVGKKGEKAPGKKNVGGDRKKRKRGRKESYAIYIYKVLKQVHPDTGISSKAMGIMNSFVNDIFERIAGEASRLAHYNKKSTITSREIQTAVRLLLPGELAKHAVSEGTKAVTKYTSSK, encoded by the coding sequence ATGCCGCCAAAACCAGGAGTTGGAAAGAAAGGAGAGAAAGCTCCGGGCAAAAAGAACGTTGGCGGAGATAGAAAGAAGCGAAAGCGAGGACGCAAAGAAAGTTATGCTATTTACATCTATAAAGTTTTAAAGCAAGTCCACCCCGACACCGGTATCTCGAGCAAGGCAATGGGCATAATGAACTCATTCGTGAACGACATCTTTGAACGCATCGCCGGTGAAGCTTCCCGCCTGGCGCACTACAACAAAAAGTCCACCATCACGAGCAGGGAAATCCAGACGGCTGTTCGTCTGCTTCTTCCCGGTGAGCTGGCCAAGCACGCCGTGAGCGAGGGAACCAAGGCCGTCACCAAGTACACCAGCAGCAAGTAG